From one Nonomuraea polychroma genomic stretch:
- a CDS encoding MFS transporter has product MSQPGTASGPGRTPAWRYAIGMFGTSIPINMIKGSMILFYVDILGLDVRAYGVVMVMYAVIDALDNPLLGHLSDRTRSRFGRRRPWLLVGAPMLAACMIAFFSAPTSLQGIGLVLWFAVFAILCEAFDSMLNANYGALLPELYPRERDRAVANGLRQGFQLVALVISLAVTPVLTTDVFGTEESTQGFQITAIIYGAVALVVIVFMALGMRENPRYSTRERPPLLRSVWSIVRNPMFWTVGLTGACYGIAMALVLSGIQLYVRYSLGLPVGNALYLQGIVILVSAGGLVVWTRVVARRGALWTWRLAFAVLAAGFAALFFATDLVTAIAAGVVVGAGWSGMLATNDLIVARVLDADAARNGEHREGLFLSAFGFFGRLNGIVTGLALTSLGVFFGYNSGADPGADPGLAFRVYLCVYPFVLTTIGAVAARLISVPIETPPEAAEPVEPPPPGPVDESAVERPR; this is encoded by the coding sequence GTGTCCCAGCCCGGTACGGCCTCCGGCCCGGGGCGGACTCCCGCGTGGCGCTACGCCATCGGGATGTTCGGCACTTCCATCCCGATCAACATGATCAAGGGATCGATGATCCTCTTCTACGTCGACATTCTCGGGCTCGACGTTCGCGCTTACGGCGTGGTCATGGTGATGTACGCGGTCATCGACGCGCTCGACAACCCGCTGCTCGGCCACCTGTCCGACCGCACCCGGAGCCGGTTCGGCCGGCGCCGGCCGTGGCTGCTCGTCGGCGCGCCGATGCTCGCGGCCTGCATGATCGCATTCTTCTCCGCGCCGACCTCTTTGCAGGGCATCGGCCTCGTGCTCTGGTTCGCGGTGTTCGCGATCCTGTGTGAGGCGTTCGACTCGATGCTCAACGCCAACTACGGCGCGCTGCTCCCCGAGCTGTACCCGCGGGAGCGCGACCGCGCCGTGGCCAACGGTCTGCGCCAGGGCTTCCAGCTCGTGGCGCTCGTGATCTCGCTCGCGGTCACCCCGGTGCTCACGACGGACGTGTTCGGCACAGAGGAGTCCACCCAGGGCTTCCAGATCACAGCCATCATCTATGGCGCGGTCGCGCTCGTCGTGATCGTGTTCATGGCGCTCGGAATGCGCGAGAACCCCCGTTACTCGACGCGCGAGCGGCCGCCGCTGCTGCGTAGCGTGTGGTCGATCGTGCGCAATCCGATGTTCTGGACGGTCGGGCTCACCGGCGCCTGTTACGGGATAGCCATGGCGCTCGTGCTCTCGGGCATCCAGCTCTACGTCCGCTACTCGCTCGGGCTCCCGGTCGGAAACGCTCTCTACCTTCAGGGCATCGTCATCCTCGTCTCGGCGGGCGGACTCGTGGTGTGGACGCGCGTCGTCGCACGCCGCGGCGCCCTGTGGACCTGGCGGCTCGCCTTCGCGGTGCTCGCGGCCGGTTTCGCAGCCTTGTTCTTCGCCACCGACCTCGTCACCGCGATCGCCGCGGGGGTGGTCGTCGGGGCCGGGTGGTCGGGAATGCTCGCGACGAACGACCTCATCGTCGCGCGTGTGCTGGACGCCGACGCGGCGCGCAACGGGGAGCACCGGGAAGGGCTCTTCCTGTCCGCGTTCGGCTTCTTCGGCCGGCTCAACGGGATCGTGACCGGACTCGCGCTCACGTCGCTGGGCGTGTTCTTCGGCTACAACTCGGGCGCCGACCCCGGCGCCGATCCCGGGCTCGCGTTCCGGGTGTACTTATGCGTGTACCCGTTCGTGCTGACGACGATCGGCGCGGTCGCGGCCCGGCTCATCTCCGTCCCGATCGAGACGCCGCCTGAGGCGGCTGAGCCGGTCGAGCCGCCGCCCCCCGGTCCCGTGGACGAGTCCGCCGTGGAGCGACCCCGATGA
- the dgoD gene encoding galactonate dehydratase, with protein sequence MKITRIETFLVPPRWLFCRVETGDGVAGWGEPIVEGRAEPVRAAVHVLAEYLIGRDPLRIEDHWQVMANGGFYRGGPVRSSALAGLDQALWDIAGKAYGAPVHALLGGPVRDRVRVYSWVGGDEPAELAEGIGARLEAGFTAVKMNASGRMPALATAADIAGVVERVALAREILGSARDLAVDFHGRVSAADARRILPLIAEFQPMFAEEPVLPDRPHLLPGVVAASSVPVATGERLYSRWDFRAALEAGVAVVQPDLSHAGGISETRRIAALAEVWDAKLAPHCPLGPLALAASLQVAFATPNFLIQEQSIGLHYNGGADLLDYVADPAVFRFTDGYVSRPEAPGLGVEIDEAAVRRADQAGHAWRNPIWRHDDGGPAEW encoded by the coding sequence GTGAAGATCACCAGGATCGAGACGTTCCTCGTGCCACCGCGGTGGCTGTTCTGCCGGGTCGAGACCGGCGACGGCGTGGCCGGCTGGGGCGAGCCGATCGTGGAGGGCCGCGCCGAGCCGGTCCGCGCCGCCGTTCACGTGCTGGCGGAGTACCTGATCGGGCGGGACCCGCTGCGCATCGAAGATCACTGGCAGGTCATGGCGAACGGCGGGTTCTACCGGGGCGGCCCGGTGCGCTCCAGCGCCTTGGCAGGCCTCGACCAGGCGCTGTGGGACATCGCGGGCAAGGCCTACGGCGCGCCGGTCCACGCGTTGCTCGGCGGGCCCGTACGGGATCGGGTCCGCGTGTATTCGTGGGTCGGCGGCGACGAGCCCGCCGAACTCGCCGAGGGCATCGGCGCCAGGCTCGAAGCCGGGTTCACCGCCGTCAAGATGAACGCCTCCGGTCGCATGCCCGCCCTCGCCACCGCCGCCGACATCGCGGGCGTGGTGGAACGGGTGGCGCTGGCCAGGGAGATCCTGGGCTCTGCCCGTGACCTGGCGGTGGACTTCCACGGCCGGGTCAGCGCGGCGGACGCCCGGCGGATCCTGCCGCTCATCGCGGAGTTCCAGCCGATGTTCGCCGAGGAGCCGGTGCTGCCGGACCGCCCGCACCTGTTGCCCGGCGTGGTGGCCGCCAGCAGCGTCCCGGTCGCCACCGGGGAGCGGCTGTACTCGCGGTGGGACTTCCGGGCCGCGCTGGAGGCGGGAGTGGCCGTGGTGCAGCCCGACCTGTCCCACGCCGGCGGCATCTCCGAGACGCGGCGGATCGCCGCACTCGCCGAGGTGTGGGACGCCAAGCTCGCCCCGCACTGCCCACTCGGCCCGCTCGCCCTCGCGGCCAGCCTCCAGGTCGCCTTCGCCACACCGAACTTCCTGATCCAGGAACAGTCCATCGGCCTGCACTACAACGGGGGCGCGGACTTGCTCGACTACGTGGCCGACCCGGCCGTGTTCCGCTTCACCGACGGGTACGTCTCCCGTCCGGAGGCGCCCGGGCTCGGGGTGGAGATCGACGAGGCCGCAGTCAGGCGCGCCGACCAGGCGGGACACGCATGGCGCAACCCGATCTGGCGGCACGACGACGGTGGGCCGGCCGAGTGGTGA
- a CDS encoding ABC transporter substrate-binding protein gives MPTRRAVLAAALTVLAAAGCSGSGSGDKQAEQDTIVVSTFPFGVKEFEQAVVTPFTKQTGIKVELDTGSNSDRLSKLKLAKGEPDADVVLISDYFAALGQKDGLFQKVDVPNIKELAPFATEGAYEGPAYTHQLNGIIYNTGKLSQKQAADWELFANAANKGKVALPDISVTAGQLMISGVGESYGKGPYDIDTSLKTLAGWAPNVLQFYTSSTEVTNLLTQGEIVAADALSGFATKLVTSGEPIAWTAPAKGRYMATNRAMIPKGARNQQGAAKFIDYLLSAEAQSAMAKAVGDLPTNPKAEVPADIAKVTGEAAKDPVAAGFKTLDPAQLVDTRAAWVDRFTREVAGK, from the coding sequence ATGCCCACGCGCCGTGCCGTACTGGCCGCTGCTCTGACAGTGCTCGCCGCAGCCGGATGTTCCGGCTCCGGCTCCGGTGACAAGCAGGCCGAGCAGGACACCATCGTCGTCAGCACCTTCCCCTTCGGTGTGAAGGAGTTCGAGCAGGCGGTCGTCACTCCGTTCACCAAGCAGACGGGAATCAAGGTCGAACTGGACACCGGGTCCAACTCCGACCGGCTGTCGAAGCTGAAGCTCGCCAAGGGCGAGCCGGACGCGGACGTGGTGCTGATCTCCGACTACTTCGCCGCACTCGGGCAGAAGGACGGCCTCTTCCAGAAGGTCGACGTGCCCAACATCAAGGAACTCGCGCCGTTCGCGACCGAGGGCGCCTACGAGGGGCCGGCCTACACGCACCAGCTCAACGGGATCATCTACAACACGGGCAAGCTCAGCCAGAAGCAGGCCGCCGACTGGGAGCTGTTCGCGAACGCGGCGAACAAGGGAAAGGTCGCGCTCCCCGATATTTCGGTGACCGCCGGACAACTCATGATCTCGGGCGTGGGTGAGTCGTACGGCAAGGGCCCCTACGACATCGACACCTCGTTGAAGACCCTGGCCGGCTGGGCGCCGAACGTCCTGCAGTTCTACACCTCCTCGACCGAGGTCACGAACCTGCTGACCCAAGGCGAGATCGTCGCTGCCGACGCGCTGAGCGGCTTCGCCACCAAGCTGGTCACCTCGGGCGAGCCGATCGCCTGGACGGCTCCCGCCAAGGGCCGCTACATGGCGACCAACCGGGCGATGATCCCCAAGGGCGCGCGCAACCAGCAGGGAGCGGCGAAGTTCATCGACTACCTGCTGTCGGCCGAGGCGCAGAGCGCCATGGCGAAAGCTGTCGGTGACCTGCCCACGAACCCGAAGGCCGAGGTCCCGGCCGACATCGCCAAGGTGACGGGCGAGGCGGCGAAGGACCCCGTGGCCGCGGGGTTCAAGACCCTCGACCCCGCCCAGCTCGTCGACACCCGCGCCGCCTGGGTCGACCGCTTCACCCGCGAGGTGGCCGGCAAGTGA
- a CDS encoding cupin domain-containing protein, with amino-acid sequence MSTDQAHAHHLENPDKSGPPPKIDVVATVPGAPPAPEGAEAMTLLVTLPPNSPGAPPHRHSGPAYGYVIKGAVNFELEGEPARVLRPGDAFWEPGGDVIHYQDGNHLADEESAFVVTMFCAPGQPMLIPVSAEELEARRDRRAPQS; translated from the coding sequence ATGAGCACCGATCAAGCTCACGCTCACCACCTCGAGAACCCCGACAAGAGCGGGCCGCCGCCGAAGATCGACGTGGTCGCCACCGTGCCGGGGGCGCCGCCTGCGCCGGAGGGGGCCGAGGCGATGACGCTCCTGGTCACGTTGCCGCCGAACAGCCCTGGTGCGCCGCCTCACCGGCACTCGGGACCCGCGTACGGGTACGTGATCAAGGGCGCCGTCAACTTCGAGCTCGAAGGCGAACCCGCGCGGGTTCTCCGGCCTGGTGACGCGTTCTGGGAGCCCGGTGGGGACGTGATCCACTACCAGGACGGCAACCACCTCGCCGACGAGGAGTCGGCGTTCGTGGTGACGATGTTCTGCGCGCCTGGGCAGCCGATGTTGATCCCGGTCAGCGCGGAGGAGTTGGAAGCTCGGCGAGACCGTCGCGCACCGCAGTCATGA
- a CDS encoding Ohr family peroxiredoxin: protein MNNPNLSTEHDYNGSAFKPLYVTRVAVNGGSSDHGRATGQARSADGALALELRMPEELGGDNPGPNPEQLFAAGYAACFHGALSLLARRHLLDPGPITVEATVAFGRDPSDGGYQLRAELAVTWPGVDRGTAGPLLTQAAALCPYAKMTRHGIPATINLAC, encoded by the coding sequence ATGAACAACCCGAACCTGTCCACGGAGCACGACTACAACGGCTCCGCGTTCAAACCGCTCTACGTCACGCGCGTCGCCGTGAACGGCGGCAGCTCCGACCACGGCCGGGCCACCGGCCAGGCCCGCTCCGCCGACGGCGCCCTCGCCCTCGAGCTGCGGATGCCCGAGGAACTGGGCGGCGACAACCCCGGCCCGAACCCCGAACAGCTCTTCGCCGCCGGATACGCCGCCTGCTTCCACGGTGCCCTGAGCCTGCTGGCCCGCCGGCACCTCCTCGATCCCGGACCGATCACCGTGGAGGCAACCGTCGCCTTCGGCCGCGACCCCTCGGACGGCGGCTACCAGCTACGCGCCGAGCTCGCCGTGACCTGGCCCGGAGTCGACCGCGGCACGGCCGGCCCGCTGCTCACCCAGGCGGCCGCGCTGTGCCCCTACGCCAAAATGACCCGCCACGGCATCCCCGCCACCATCAACCTCGCCTGCTGA
- a CDS encoding macrolide family glycosyltransferase — translation MSTIAFLNIAMHGHINPTLPVVAELVRRGHSVTYHTSPAFSKEIEDTGATVCLYPGGDQPFPDPPMPLTMLDGLARAAVALLPGVLSDLRRVRPDLIVHGAACPWGAVAAGELGVPAAAAFTTFAFNRYVPSPTRASWELLAAAATRPRNAQSYLRSRWELYRRYNTRGLPLFDLANARQPLNLVFTSRAFQPGVDAFDQSYQFVGPSLGARSPDPSFPADRLQAPVLYASVGTVFDAGPQLLREFATALAPLGGTVIISTGQTDPAALDPLPANVLARRFVPQPEVLARAALFVTHGGMNSVNEAMHAGVPMLVVPQGADQPLVARRVVELGAGLSIRTQDAAAGAVNALARRLLNEPRFQAVAATLQIAQREAGGYLRAADELERYLHRVGRVSRPAPADSPQER, via the coding sequence GTGAGCACCATCGCGTTCCTCAACATCGCCATGCACGGGCACATCAATCCGACGCTGCCGGTCGTGGCCGAGCTGGTTCGTCGTGGCCACTCCGTCACCTATCACACCTCGCCCGCTTTCTCGAAGGAGATCGAGGACACCGGTGCGACCGTGTGCCTCTACCCCGGGGGTGACCAACCGTTCCCCGATCCGCCGATGCCGCTCACGATGCTGGACGGGCTGGCGCGCGCCGCCGTCGCTCTGCTGCCCGGTGTCCTTTCCGATCTGCGTCGCGTCCGGCCTGACCTGATCGTCCATGGCGCCGCCTGCCCCTGGGGTGCGGTCGCCGCCGGCGAACTCGGCGTGCCGGCGGCAGCGGCGTTCACCACGTTCGCGTTCAATCGGTATGTCCCCAGCCCCACTCGCGCCTCGTGGGAGCTGCTGGCCGCGGCGGCGACCCGGCCCCGCAATGCCCAGAGCTATCTGCGGTCGCGGTGGGAGTTGTACCGCCGCTACAACACCCGTGGGTTGCCACTGTTCGACTTGGCGAACGCACGCCAGCCACTCAACCTGGTCTTCACCTCGCGCGCGTTCCAGCCCGGCGTCGACGCCTTCGACCAGTCCTACCAGTTCGTCGGCCCTAGCCTCGGCGCCCGTTCACCCGACCCGTCGTTCCCGGCCGATCGGCTTCAAGCCCCGGTGCTGTACGCCTCAGTGGGCACGGTGTTCGATGCCGGCCCGCAGCTGCTGCGCGAGTTCGCCACCGCGCTTGCACCACTCGGCGGCACCGTGATCATCTCCACCGGACAGACCGATCCAGCCGCGCTGGATCCGCTGCCGGCCAATGTGCTCGCTCGCCGCTTCGTGCCGCAACCAGAGGTGCTGGCCCGCGCTGCGCTGTTCGTCACTCACGGGGGCATGAACAGCGTCAACGAGGCCATGCACGCCGGGGTTCCGATGCTGGTGGTCCCCCAGGGCGCAGATCAGCCGCTGGTGGCCCGGCGGGTTGTCGAGCTCGGCGCCGGCCTGTCCATCCGTACCCAGGACGCCGCCGCGGGAGCCGTGAACGCCCTCGCTCGACGCCTGCTCAACGAGCCGCGCTTCCAGGCCGTGGCGGCCACCTTGCAGATCGCCCAGCGCGAGGCCGGCGGCTATCTGCGCGCCGCCGACGAACTCGAGCGCTACCTGCACCGGGTCGGCCGGGTCAGCCGGCCGGCCCCGGCGGATTCGCCACAGGAGCGCTGA
- a CDS encoding cytochrome b, translating to MKIGSLAKALDDRVGGAGFLNKAMRKAFANHWTFLLGEIALYAFVVVLVTGVFLTFFFKPSMQEVVYNGAYVPLRGVRMSEAYASTLEISFEVRGGLLIRQMHHWATLIFLAGIVTHALRNFFTGAFRKPRELNWLIGVALFGLVMLNGLFGYSLPDDLLSGAGLRILHGVTLSVPLVGTYLAAFLFGGEFPGDDIISRLYSIHVLLIPGLLLLLIPLHAVVLTWRQMHTQYRAKGLNERLVRGDPFFPAFLAKTTAFLLWVTGVVALMATVFQVNPIWLYGPYVPSTVSAGSQPDWYMGFLEGALRLMPPWEFTVFGYTVTMSVLIPALAAPGLLFAGLALYPFVERWVTGDRAVHNLLDRPRDVPTRTGIGVAGIVYYGVLWTSGGNDVIASNFHISLNATTWIFRVAIVTGPLLAYVVTRWICLGLQARDRHTVEHGVETGVIVRGPDGGFTEVERPATEEEKARLTPPAPQAPPALPPVSNGDVPPPAQHRIREALHRSWSSR from the coding sequence ATGAAGATCGGCTCACTGGCCAAGGCGCTTGACGATCGTGTCGGCGGCGCCGGTTTCCTGAACAAGGCGATGCGCAAGGCCTTCGCCAACCACTGGACCTTCCTGCTGGGCGAGATCGCCCTGTACGCCTTCGTGGTCGTCCTGGTCACCGGCGTGTTCCTCACGTTCTTCTTCAAGCCGTCCATGCAGGAGGTCGTCTACAACGGCGCCTACGTGCCGCTGCGCGGGGTGCGGATGAGCGAGGCGTACGCCTCCACCCTGGAGATCAGCTTTGAGGTCCGCGGCGGCCTGCTGATACGGCAGATGCACCACTGGGCCACGCTGATCTTCCTCGCCGGCATCGTGACGCACGCGCTGCGCAACTTCTTCACCGGTGCCTTCCGCAAGCCACGCGAGCTGAACTGGCTGATCGGCGTGGCCCTGTTCGGGCTGGTGATGCTCAACGGGCTGTTCGGCTACTCGCTGCCCGACGACCTGCTGTCCGGGGCCGGGCTGCGCATCCTGCACGGGGTCACGTTGTCGGTGCCGCTGGTGGGGACGTACCTGGCGGCCTTCCTGTTCGGCGGCGAGTTCCCCGGCGATGACATCATCTCCCGGCTGTACAGCATCCACGTGCTGCTGATCCCTGGGCTGTTGCTGCTGCTCATCCCGCTGCACGCGGTGGTGCTGACGTGGCGGCAGATGCACACGCAGTACCGGGCGAAAGGGCTGAACGAACGCTTGGTGAGAGGGGATCCGTTCTTCCCCGCGTTCCTGGCGAAAACGACGGCGTTCCTCCTGTGGGTGACCGGGGTGGTCGCGCTGATGGCCACGGTGTTCCAGGTCAACCCGATCTGGCTGTACGGGCCGTACGTGCCCAGCACGGTCAGCGCAGGCTCCCAGCCCGACTGGTACATGGGGTTCCTGGAGGGCGCGCTGCGGCTCATGCCGCCGTGGGAGTTCACCGTGTTCGGCTACACCGTGACCATGAGTGTGCTGATCCCCGCGCTGGCGGCGCCGGGGCTGCTGTTCGCCGGACTGGCGCTGTATCCGTTCGTGGAGCGGTGGGTCACTGGTGACCGGGCCGTGCACAACCTGCTCGACCGGCCGCGCGACGTGCCGACACGGACAGGCATCGGGGTCGCGGGAATCGTGTACTACGGGGTGCTGTGGACATCCGGGGGCAACGACGTGATCGCCTCCAACTTCCACATCTCCCTGAACGCGACGACGTGGATCTTCCGGGTGGCGATCGTGACAGGGCCTTTGCTGGCGTACGTGGTCACCCGGTGGATCTGCCTGGGGCTGCAAGCGCGCGACCGGCACACTGTCGAGCACGGCGTGGAGACCGGCGTGATCGTACGCGGGCCCGACGGCGGCTTCACCGAGGTCGAACGGCCGGCGACCGAGGAGGAGAAGGCGAGGCTCACGCCGCCCGCCCCCCAGGCCCCGCCGGCGTTGCCGCCGGTGAGCAACGGAGACGTCCCGCCGCCGGCCCAACACCGGATCCGAGAGGCGCTCCATCGCTCCTGGAGCAGCCGCTGA
- a CDS encoding carbohydrate deacetylase, with the protein MTRRVVITADDLGREPGTTEVILALLAEGHVSATTLICVSPAAEDVVRRVGELGVVPRLHVTLTSERGVPRWRPLNGAASLVDPDGTLSDDPLALGARGEAQDVIREADAQLHWMCDRGLVPEAADSHAGTLYGLHGRSWLAEALEWCARHGLAFRLPRDPAPYFGGPLPPQLAAAHERAVALADALGVSIPQTIATNRRRAQELGSYERLRDDYLRRLAALPEGTSELFLHPSCEDAVTGPDGIVRTWEARLLRDPAWHDALESEGVEVVGDWWA; encoded by the coding sequence ATGACCCGTCGCGTCGTGATCACGGCCGACGATCTCGGCCGGGAACCCGGGACGACGGAGGTCATCCTCGCACTGCTCGCCGAGGGACATGTTTCCGCGACGACGCTCATCTGCGTCTCGCCGGCCGCGGAAGACGTCGTGCGCCGGGTCGGGGAGCTCGGCGTCGTGCCGCGGCTGCATGTGACGCTCACGAGCGAGCGCGGCGTCCCGCGCTGGCGGCCCCTCAACGGCGCGGCGAGCCTCGTCGATCCGGACGGGACACTCAGCGACGATCCGCTGGCGCTCGGAGCCCGCGGCGAGGCCCAGGATGTCATTCGGGAGGCGGACGCACAGCTGCACTGGATGTGCGACCGGGGCCTTGTGCCCGAGGCGGCCGACTCCCACGCCGGCACCCTCTACGGCCTGCACGGCAGATCGTGGCTCGCCGAGGCGCTCGAGTGGTGTGCGCGCCACGGCCTTGCCTTCCGGCTGCCCCGGGACCCGGCGCCGTACTTCGGCGGGCCGCTCCCGCCGCAGCTCGCGGCAGCGCACGAGCGCGCCGTCGCCCTCGCCGACGCACTCGGCGTGTCCATCCCGCAGACGATCGCGACCAACCGGCGGAGGGCACAGGAGCTCGGTTCCTACGAGCGACTGCGGGACGATTACCTCCGCCGGCTCGCAGCCCTTCCCGAGGGCACGAGCGAGTTGTTCCTGCACCCGTCCTGCGAGGACGCGGTCACGGGACCGGACGGCATCGTGCGTACCTGGGAGGCGCGGCTGCTGCGTGACCCGGCGTGGCACGACGCCCTCGAGAGCGAGGGCGTCGAGGTCGTCGGAGACTGGTGGGCCTGA
- a CDS encoding LuxR family transcriptional regulator: MTALVRDQLTLAREADSGRSATTVHGGRDRSLRQTVMALRQGEHMHEHEHPGEVTVHVLHGQVRLVAGPDSWDGLPGDLLVMPERRHRVEAVQDCAFLFSTAR; encoded by the coding sequence TTGACTGCGCTCGTTCGCGACCAGCTCACGCTTGCCCGTGAGGCGGACAGTGGTCGCAGTGCCACCACCGTCCATGGTGGGCGCGATCGTTCGCTGCGGCAGACCGTGATGGCGTTGCGGCAGGGCGAGCACATGCACGAACACGAGCACCCTGGCGAGGTCACGGTGCACGTACTGCACGGGCAGGTGCGGCTGGTCGCCGGGCCTGACTCGTGGGACGGACTGCCCGGCGATCTGCTCGTCATGCCCGAACGCCGCCACCGCGTCGAGGCTGTGCAGGACTGCGCGTTCCTGTTCAGCACCGCACGCTGA
- a CDS encoding adenosine deaminase family protein produces MNLDLMPKVDLHCHLIGTVRASTFAELAKREGLDLPDTPERIYADVNSLPPDPALYLNTRIPVPQGRSADEPQTSYSLFQVSSWVVQVLRDPDDLTRITYEAFEDAHRTSATRHLELSFDALTEHQEKLGYATVIEAYAEGIRMAERDFGMSGRLIAAIDRSKSGEEALAWIRTVVDNPHDYVAGIGLDNLETAGPPERFAAAFRLAGEAGLRRTAHSSEHAPVAANTITCLDVLGCDRIDHGYFVLEDDEVVARVRDEQIPFTVISTTSRRSWRPWRRASIAAMLEAGLNVIPASDDPGMFPTSLANEYRILSDQLAVEDARLRAMALAGVEACWLPEPEKDALRTRFESELANMA; encoded by the coding sequence GTGAACCTCGACCTGATGCCCAAGGTCGATCTGCACTGCCACCTCATCGGCACCGTGCGCGCCTCGACCTTCGCCGAGCTGGCCAAACGGGAGGGGCTCGACCTGCCCGACACGCCCGAGCGGATCTACGCGGATGTGAACTCGCTTCCGCCGGACCCGGCGCTCTACCTGAACACCCGGATCCCGGTTCCGCAGGGCAGGAGCGCGGACGAGCCCCAGACCTCCTACTCGCTGTTCCAGGTGTCCTCGTGGGTCGTCCAGGTCCTGCGCGACCCTGACGATCTCACCCGAATCACCTATGAGGCCTTCGAGGACGCCCACCGGACCAGCGCGACCAGGCATCTCGAGCTCTCCTTCGACGCGCTGACCGAACATCAGGAGAAGCTGGGCTACGCCACGGTGATCGAGGCGTACGCCGAGGGCATCAGGATGGCAGAACGCGACTTCGGCATGTCGGGCAGGCTCATCGCGGCCATCGACCGGAGCAAGTCGGGTGAGGAGGCGCTCGCCTGGATACGTACGGTTGTGGACAACCCGCACGACTACGTGGCGGGGATCGGGCTGGACAACCTGGAGACCGCCGGGCCGCCCGAGCGGTTCGCGGCCGCCTTCCGGCTCGCCGGTGAGGCCGGGCTCCGCCGCACTGCTCATTCCTCCGAGCACGCGCCCGTCGCCGCCAACACGATCACCTGCCTCGACGTACTCGGGTGCGACCGGATCGACCACGGCTACTTCGTACTCGAGGACGACGAGGTGGTCGCCAGGGTCAGGGACGAGCAGATCCCGTTCACGGTCATCTCGACCACCTCGCGGCGCTCGTGGCGGCCGTGGCGGCGGGCGTCGATCGCGGCGATGCTCGAGGCCGGGCTCAACGTCATTCCCGCTTCCGACGACCCCGGGATGTTCCCGACGTCGCTGGCGAACGAGTATCGGATCCTCTCCGATCAGCTCGCTGTAGAAGATGCGCGGTTGCGTGCGATGGCGCTGGCCGGGGTGGAGGCGTGTTGGCTGCCGGAGCCCGAGAAGGACGCGCTGCGCACGCGCTTTGAGAGCGAACTCGCGAACATGGCGTAG
- a CDS encoding DUF899 domain-containing protein: MTTTPDDPTTALPGRPPVVDLATWQAARDELLVREKAHTREGDAIAAARRRLPMVELDGTVEVVGPDGPVPFLDLFQGRDELVVYKHMWYDGAPHQGQCEGCTTTAWHLKDAVYLNARGVSFAILTTGRWDEVSSYVEFMGYTQPWYSVRDVDAPVGGSMGYVTCFLRDGERVFLTYSTTGRGNERVNGSLGLLDMTPYGRGEAWEDNPEGWPEGRSPCWSWRSDADGNATWGPTSRPVPQWTRPGATPVETLGRHGHHH, translated from the coding sequence ATGACGACCACGCCGGACGACCCGACCACCGCGCTGCCCGGCCGCCCGCCCGTCGTCGACCTCGCCACCTGGCAGGCCGCCCGTGACGAGCTCCTGGTCCGCGAGAAGGCCCACACCCGCGAGGGCGACGCCATCGCCGCGGCCCGCCGCCGGCTGCCGATGGTGGAGCTCGACGGGACGGTCGAGGTCGTCGGACCCGACGGCCCGGTCCCGTTCCTGGACCTGTTCCAGGGCCGCGACGAGCTCGTGGTCTACAAGCACATGTGGTACGACGGCGCGCCGCACCAGGGGCAGTGCGAGGGCTGCACCACCACGGCCTGGCACCTGAAGGACGCCGTCTACCTCAATGCCCGCGGCGTCTCCTTCGCCATCCTGACCACGGGCCGCTGGGACGAGGTGTCCTCCTACGTCGAGTTCATGGGCTACACCCAGCCCTGGTACTCGGTACGCGACGTGGACGCGCCGGTCGGCGGCAGCATGGGGTACGTCACCTGCTTCCTGCGCGACGGCGAGCGCGTGTTCCTCACCTACTCCACGACGGGCCGTGGCAACGAGCGGGTCAACGGGTCCTTGGGCCTGCTCGACATGACGCCCTACGGCCGCGGTGAGGCGTGGGAGGACAACCCCGAGGGCTGGCCCGAGGGGCGCAGCCCGTGCTGGTCTTGGCGCTCGGACGCGGACGGGAACGCCACCTGGGGCCCGACCAGCCGCCCCGTACCGCAGTGGACCCGCCCCGGCGCGACCCCCGTGGAGACTCTCGGCCGGCACGGCCACCACCACTGA